The following are from one region of the Melaminivora suipulveris genome:
- the sdhA gene encoding succinate dehydrogenase flavoprotein subunit yields the protein MSYTQKDIARRKFDVVIVGAGGSGMRASLELSRAGLSVACLSKVFPTRSHTVAAQGGVSASLGNMSEDNWHYHFYDTIKGGDWLSDQDAVEFMCREAPKVVIELEHFGMPFDRNPDGTIYQRPFGGHTANYGEKPVQRACAAADRTGHAMLHTLYQKNVESKTNFFVEWMALDLIRNSAGEVVGVTAIELETGDLYELHAKAVLLATGGAGRIFAASTNAFINTGDGLGMAARAGIPLQDLEFWQFHPTGVAGAGVLLTEGCRGEGAILLNSEGERFMERYAPTLKDLAPRDFVSRSMDQEIKEGRGCGPNKDYILMKLDHLGAETIHKRLPSVEEIGHNFANVDITKEPIPVVPTIHYQMGGIPTNIHGQVVTWDGEQNQVVPGLYAVGECSAVSVHGANRLGTNSLLDLLVFGKAAGRHIVQFVREFGEHHNVPADAAERTLARLNQIESNDGGLYAQDVANEIRQTMQQHAGVFRTQKSMDEGVAKIAEIRKKVQAIGLKDKSKVWNTARMEALEVDNLIEAAQATMVSAAARHECRGAHTVDDYEHPADHPTAPLGRDDVHWLKHTLWHSATNSLTYKPVNMQPLTVESIPPKVRTF from the coding sequence ATGAGTTACACCCAAAAAGATATCGCCCGTCGCAAGTTCGACGTCGTCATCGTCGGCGCCGGCGGCTCGGGCATGCGCGCCTCGCTGGAGCTGTCGCGCGCCGGCCTGTCAGTTGCCTGCCTGTCCAAAGTGTTCCCCACCCGCTCGCACACCGTGGCCGCCCAGGGCGGCGTGTCCGCGTCGCTGGGCAACATGAGCGAGGACAACTGGCACTACCACTTCTACGACACCATCAAGGGCGGCGACTGGCTGTCCGACCAGGACGCGGTGGAGTTCATGTGCCGCGAAGCGCCCAAGGTGGTGATCGAGCTGGAGCACTTCGGCATGCCGTTCGACCGCAACCCGGACGGCACCATCTACCAGCGCCCCTTCGGCGGCCACACCGCCAACTATGGTGAAAAACCCGTGCAGCGCGCCTGCGCTGCGGCCGACCGCACCGGCCACGCCATGCTGCACACGCTGTACCAGAAGAACGTCGAGTCCAAGACCAACTTCTTCGTCGAGTGGATGGCGCTGGACCTGATCCGCAACAGTGCCGGCGAGGTGGTCGGCGTCACCGCCATCGAGCTGGAGACCGGCGACCTGTACGAGCTGCACGCCAAGGCCGTGCTGCTGGCCACCGGCGGCGCGGGCCGCATCTTCGCAGCCTCGACCAACGCCTTCATCAACACCGGCGACGGCCTGGGGATGGCGGCGCGCGCCGGCATCCCGCTGCAGGACCTGGAGTTCTGGCAGTTCCACCCCACCGGCGTGGCCGGTGCCGGCGTGCTGCTGACCGAAGGCTGCCGCGGCGAGGGCGCCATCCTTTTGAACAGCGAGGGCGAGCGCTTCATGGAGCGCTACGCGCCGACCCTGAAGGACCTGGCGCCGCGCGACTTCGTCTCGCGCTCCATGGACCAGGAAATCAAGGAAGGGCGCGGCTGCGGTCCCAACAAGGACTACATCCTGATGAAGCTCGACCACCTGGGCGCGGAGACCATCCACAAGCGCCTGCCTTCGGTGGAAGAGATCGGCCACAACTTCGCCAACGTGGACATCACCAAGGAACCCATCCCCGTGGTGCCCACCATCCACTACCAGATGGGCGGCATCCCGACCAACATCCACGGCCAGGTCGTGACCTGGGATGGTGAGCAAAACCAGGTCGTGCCCGGCCTGTACGCCGTGGGCGAGTGCTCGGCCGTGTCGGTGCACGGCGCCAACCGCCTGGGCACCAACTCGCTCTTGGACCTGCTGGTCTTCGGCAAGGCTGCCGGCCGCCACATCGTGCAGTTCGTGCGCGAGTTCGGCGAGCACCACAACGTGCCCGCCGACGCCGCCGAGCGCACACTGGCGCGCCTGAACCAGATCGAGAGCAACGACGGCGGCCTGTACGCGCAGGACGTGGCCAATGAGATCCGCCAGACCATGCAGCAGCATGCCGGCGTATTCCGCACGCAAAAGAGCATGGACGAGGGCGTGGCCAAGATCGCCGAGATCCGCAAGAAGGTCCAGGCCATCGGCCTGAAGGACAAGTCCAAGGTCTGGAACACCGCGCGCATGGAAGCGCTGGAAGTGGACAACCTGATCGAGGCCGCGCAGGCGACCATGGTCTCGGCCGCTGCACGCCACGAGTGCCGCGGCGCTCATACCGTGGACGACTACGAGCATCCGGCCGACCACCCCACCGCGCCGCTGGGCCGCGACGACGTCCATTGGCTCAAGCACACCCTGTGGCACAGCGCCACCAACAGCCTGACCTACAAGCCCGTGAACATGCAGCCCCTGACGGTGGAGAGCATTCCCCCGAAGGTCCGCACGTTCTGA
- a CDS encoding succinate dehydrogenase iron-sulfur subunit yields MQRTFKIYRYDPDKDAKPHMQTMQVELDGHERMLLDALVKLKAQDPSLSFRRSCREGVCGSDAMNINGKNGLACLTNMKTLTGDIVLKPLPGLPVIRDLIVDMTQFFNQYHSIKPYLQNDEPVSPSKERLQSPEERDELNGLYECILCASCSTACPSFWWNPDKFVGPAGLLQAYRFIADSRDNATSERLDNLEDPYRLFRCHTIMNCVDVCPKGLKPAAAISKIRELMVRRAI; encoded by the coding sequence ATGCAACGCACTTTCAAGATCTATCGCTACGACCCGGACAAGGACGCCAAGCCTCACATGCAGACCATGCAGGTGGAGCTGGACGGCCACGAGCGCATGCTGCTGGACGCGCTGGTCAAGCTCAAGGCCCAGGACCCGTCGCTGTCGTTTCGCCGCTCGTGCCGCGAGGGCGTGTGCGGCTCGGACGCCATGAACATCAATGGCAAGAACGGCCTGGCGTGCCTGACCAACATGAAGACGCTGACCGGCGACATCGTGTTGAAGCCCCTGCCCGGCCTGCCGGTGATCCGCGACCTGATCGTGGACATGACACAGTTCTTCAACCAGTACCACTCGATCAAGCCCTACCTGCAAAACGACGAGCCGGTCTCGCCGTCCAAGGAGCGGCTGCAGTCGCCCGAGGAGCGCGATGAGCTCAACGGCCTGTACGAGTGCATCCTGTGCGCCAGCTGCTCCACCGCCTGCCCCAGCTTCTGGTGGAACCCGGACAAGTTCGTCGGCCCGGCAGGCCTCTTGCAGGCCTACCGCTTCATCGCCGACAGCCGCGACAACGCCACCAGCGAGCGCCTGGACAACCTGGAAGACCCATACCGGCTGTTCCGCTGCCACACCATCATGAACTGCGTGGACGTGTGCCCCAAGGGCCTGAAACCCGCGGCCGCGATCAGCAAGATCCGCGAGCTGATGGTGCGCCGCGCCATCTGA
- a CDS encoding succinate dehydrogenase assembly factor 2, protein MADSETWLDERETSVLRWRCRRGLVENDLFIERFFNTHGARLSHAQARGLAQLMDLSDNDLLDLLLVRSEPSGDLDTEEVRTVLAQMRIRT, encoded by the coding sequence GTGGCTGACAGCGAAACCTGGCTCGACGAGCGCGAGACGTCGGTGCTGCGCTGGCGCTGCCGGCGCGGCCTGGTCGAAAACGATCTGTTCATCGAACGCTTTTTCAACACGCACGGCGCGCGCCTGAGCCACGCCCAGGCGCGCGGCCTGGCGCAGCTCATGGACCTGTCCGACAACGACCTGCTGGACCTGCTGCTCGTGCGCAGCGAGCCGTCCGGCGACCTGGACACCGAGGAGGTGCGGACCGTGCTGGCCCAGATGCGCATACGCACCTGA
- a CDS encoding citrate synthase, giving the protein MKLADNKATLSFTNGSPSVELPVYQGTIGPDVIDIRKLYGQTGMFTYDPGFLSTAACQSSITYIDGDKGELLYRGYPIEQLATKCDYLDTCYLLLNGELPNGGQRDDFHKLVLKHTMVHEQMQFFLRGFRRDAHPMAVLTGLVGALSAFYHDSTDINNPEHRHIAAIRLISKMPTLVAMAYKYGKGEPYMYPKNELSYAGNFLRMMFGTPCEEYEVNPVLERALDRIFILHADHEQNASTSTVRLCGSSGTNPFAAIAAGVACLWGPAHGGANEAALNMLEDIQANGGIEKVGEFINQVKDKNSGVRLMGFGHRVYKNYDPRAKLMQETTNEVLEALGLHNDPLFALAKKLEQIALEDDYFVQRKLYPNVDFYSGIVQRAIGIPTKLFTGIFALARTVGWIAQLNEMIADPEYKIGRPRQLFVGSPRRDVPELSQR; this is encoded by the coding sequence ATGAAACTGGCAGACAACAAGGCCACGCTATCGTTCACCAACGGCAGCCCGAGCGTGGAGCTCCCCGTCTATCAAGGCACCATCGGCCCGGATGTGATCGACATCCGCAAGCTCTACGGCCAGACGGGCATGTTCACGTACGACCCTGGCTTCCTGTCCACCGCGGCATGCCAGTCGTCCATCACCTACATCGATGGCGACAAGGGCGAGCTGCTGTACCGCGGCTACCCCATCGAGCAGCTGGCCACCAAGTGCGACTACCTCGATACCTGCTACCTGCTGCTCAACGGCGAGCTGCCCAATGGCGGTCAGCGCGACGACTTCCACAAGCTGGTGCTCAAGCACACCATGGTGCACGAGCAGATGCAGTTCTTCCTGCGCGGCTTTCGCCGTGACGCCCACCCCATGGCCGTGCTGACGGGCCTGGTGGGCGCGCTGTCGGCCTTCTATCACGACAGCACCGACATCAACAACCCGGAGCATCGCCACATCGCCGCCATCCGGCTGATCTCCAAGATGCCGACGCTGGTGGCCATGGCCTACAAATACGGCAAGGGCGAGCCGTACATGTACCCGAAGAACGAGCTGTCCTACGCCGGCAACTTCCTGCGCATGATGTTCGGCACGCCGTGCGAGGAGTACGAGGTCAACCCGGTGCTGGAGCGCGCGCTGGACCGCATCTTCATCCTGCACGCCGACCACGAGCAAAACGCCTCCACCTCCACCGTGCGGCTGTGCGGCAGCTCGGGCACCAACCCGTTCGCGGCGATTGCCGCCGGCGTGGCCTGCCTGTGGGGCCCGGCGCACGGCGGCGCCAACGAGGCGGCACTGAACATGCTGGAGGACATCCAGGCCAATGGCGGCATCGAGAAGGTCGGCGAGTTCATCAACCAGGTCAAGGACAAGAACTCGGGCGTGCGCCTGATGGGCTTTGGCCACCGCGTCTACAAGAACTACGACCCGCGCGCCAAGCTGATGCAGGAGACCACCAACGAGGTGCTGGAAGCCCTGGGCCTGCACAACGATCCGCTGTTCGCGCTGGCCAAGAAGCTCGAGCAGATCGCCCTGGAAGACGACTACTTCGTGCAGCGCAAGCTCTACCCGAACGTGGACTTCTACTCGGGCATCGTGCAGCGCGCCATCGGCATCCCGACCAAGCTGTTCACCGGCATCTTCGCCCTGGCGCGCACCGTGGGCTGGATCGCCCAGCTCAACGAAATGATCGCCGACCCGGAGTACAAGATCGGCCGCCCGCGCCAGCTCTTCGTCGGCTCGCCGCGCCGCGACGTGCCTGAGCTGTCCCAGCGCTGA
- a CDS encoding S-(hydroxymethyl)glutathione dehydrogenase/class III alcohol dehydrogenase, whose translation MKSRAAVAFAAGQPLEIVEIDVAPPKAGEVLVRITHTGVCHTDAFTLSGDDPEGVFPAVLGHEGSGIVVEVGEGVTSVQPGDHVIPLYTAECGECLFCKSGKTNLCVAVRATQGKGLMPDGTTRFSYQGQPIYHYMGCSTFSEYTVVAEVSLAKVDPEANPEQVCLLGCGVTTGLGAVKNTAKVQPGDSVAVFGLGGIGLAVVQGAKLAGADRIIAIDTNPAKFDLARTFGATDCVNPKDHDKPIQQVIVEMTGWGVDHSFECIGNVQVMRAALECAHRGWGQSVIIGVAGSGQEIGTRPFQLVTGRKWLGTAFGGVKGRSELPGMVQDAMAGRIQLAPFVTHTMPLTEINEAFDLMHRGESIRSVVHYAD comes from the coding sequence ATGAAATCACGCGCCGCCGTCGCCTTTGCCGCCGGCCAGCCCCTGGAGATCGTCGAGATCGACGTCGCGCCGCCCAAAGCCGGCGAGGTGCTGGTGCGCATCACGCACACCGGCGTGTGCCATACCGATGCGTTCACGCTCTCGGGCGACGACCCGGAGGGCGTGTTCCCCGCCGTGCTGGGCCATGAGGGCTCGGGCATCGTGGTGGAGGTCGGCGAGGGCGTGACGAGCGTCCAGCCGGGCGACCACGTCATTCCCCTGTACACGGCAGAGTGCGGCGAGTGCCTGTTTTGCAAGAGCGGCAAGACCAACCTGTGCGTGGCGGTGCGGGCCACGCAGGGCAAGGGCCTGATGCCCGACGGCACGACGCGCTTTTCCTATCAGGGCCAGCCCATCTACCACTACATGGGCTGCTCGACGTTCTCGGAGTACACCGTGGTGGCCGAGGTCTCGCTGGCCAAGGTCGATCCAGAGGCTAACCCCGAGCAGGTGTGCCTGCTGGGCTGCGGCGTGACCACCGGCCTGGGCGCCGTCAAGAACACGGCCAAGGTGCAGCCGGGTGACAGCGTGGCGGTGTTCGGCCTGGGCGGCATCGGCCTGGCCGTGGTGCAGGGCGCCAAGCTCGCAGGCGCCGACCGCATCATCGCCATCGACACCAACCCGGCCAAGTTCGACCTGGCGCGCACCTTCGGCGCCACTGACTGCGTCAATCCCAAGGACCACGACAAACCCATCCAGCAGGTCATCGTCGAGATGACGGGCTGGGGCGTGGACCACAGCTTCGAGTGCATCGGCAATGTGCAGGTCATGCGCGCGGCGCTGGAATGCGCGCACCGAGGCTGGGGCCAGAGCGTGATCATCGGCGTGGCCGGCAGCGGCCAGGAGATCGGTACGCGGCCCTTCCAGCTGGTGACGGGACGCAAGTGGCTGGGCACGGCGTTCGGCGGTGTCAAGGGCCGCAGCGAATTGCCCGGCATGGTGCAGGACGCCATGGCCGGGCGCATCCAGCTCGCGCCGTTCGTCACGCACACCATGCCGCTGACCGAAATCAACGAGGCGTTCGACCTGATGCACCGAGGTGAGTCGATCCGTTCGGTGGTGCATTACGCCGATTGA
- the fghA gene encoding S-formylglutathione hydrolase: MTSSTLELLSTHACFGGEQRYYRNDSREVGLPMRVAVYLPPKALAGTPVPALVYLAGLTCTEDTFPTKAGAQRLAAELGLALIAPDTSPRGAGVEGEAEAWDFGVGAGFYLDATQEPWSAHWRMESWLLSELLPLLADQLPIDGQRLGLTGHSMGGHGALTLALRHPGQFKSLSAFAPICAPTRCPWGEKAFTGYLGADRSTWGAHDATELMSGHRAAPYPAGILIDQGLDDKFLAEQLHPHLFEAACEAADQPLTLRRHEGYDHGYYFVQTFMDDHLRHHARQLLTA; encoded by the coding sequence ATGACCAGCAGTACCCTTGAACTGCTCAGCACGCACGCCTGCTTCGGTGGCGAGCAGCGCTACTACCGCAACGACTCGCGCGAGGTAGGCCTGCCCATGCGCGTGGCAGTGTACCTGCCGCCCAAGGCGCTGGCGGGCACGCCGGTGCCGGCGCTGGTCTACCTGGCCGGCCTGACCTGCACCGAGGACACCTTCCCGACCAAGGCCGGCGCGCAGCGCCTGGCCGCCGAGCTGGGCCTGGCGCTGATCGCCCCGGACACCAGCCCGCGCGGCGCTGGGGTCGAAGGTGAGGCCGAGGCCTGGGACTTCGGCGTCGGCGCGGGCTTTTATCTGGACGCCACGCAAGAGCCCTGGTCCGCCCACTGGCGCATGGAAAGCTGGCTGCTGTCCGAGTTGCTGCCGCTGCTGGCCGACCAGTTGCCCATCGACGGCCAGCGCCTAGGCCTCACGGGCCACAGCATGGGCGGGCACGGCGCACTGACTCTTGCGTTGCGCCACCCCGGCCAATTCAAGAGCCTGTCGGCCTTCGCGCCGATCTGCGCGCCAACGCGCTGCCCCTGGGGCGAGAAAGCCTTCACCGGCTACCTGGGCGCCGACCGCAGCACCTGGGGCGCGCACGACGCCACCGAGCTGATGAGCGGCCACAGGGCCGCGCCCTACCCGGCCGGCATCCTGATCGACCAGGGCCTGGACGACAAATTCCTGGCCGAGCAGTTGCACCCCCACCTGTTCGAAGCCGCCTGCGAAGCGGCCGACCAGCCCCTCACGCTGCGCCGCCACGAGGGCTACGACCACGGTTATTACTTCGTGCAGACCTTCATGGACGACCATCTGCGCCATCACGCCCGGCAGTTGCTGACGGCCTGA
- a CDS encoding PA0069 family radical SAM protein, which produces MHTGVGADPFQPPGEGCDAQPPEVRVPVQAIRGRGAAGRPQHRFEAHVREAFDDGWGEDAEDEAPTAPPRTEILWEDARSALTRNDSPDIFFSHSVNPYRGCEHGCIYCYARATHSYLGMSPGLDFETRIIAKRNIAALLRAELARPGHQPSVINIGSATDCYQPIERELRLTRALIEVLGDARHPFSLITKSGGVERDLDLLAPLAAQKLAAVYVTITTLDAKLARILEPRAAAPHRRLRAIRALAEAGVPVGVSVAPQIPFINEDLEQVLAAAREAGATRAFYTVIRLPWEIDALMREWLQLHYPERAARVLARIQDLHGITDADARGRGKAYDASHATRMHGTGIWAELLHQRFHKACARLGFNRERFELDLSQYQSGLARGQAALF; this is translated from the coding sequence ATGCATACAGGTGTTGGCGCCGACCCCTTTCAACCTCCAGGCGAGGGCTGCGACGCGCAGCCGCCCGAGGTGCGCGTTCCCGTGCAGGCAATCCGCGGCCGCGGCGCCGCCGGCCGGCCGCAGCACCGCTTCGAGGCGCACGTGCGCGAAGCTTTTGACGACGGCTGGGGCGAGGACGCCGAAGATGAGGCGCCAACTGCGCCGCCGCGCACCGAGATCCTCTGGGAGGACGCGCGCAGCGCCCTGACGCGCAACGATTCGCCCGACATCTTCTTTTCGCACTCGGTCAATCCCTACCGCGGCTGCGAGCACGGCTGCATCTACTGCTACGCACGCGCCACGCACAGCTACCTGGGCATGTCGCCGGGGCTGGATTTCGAGACGCGCATCATCGCCAAGCGCAACATTGCCGCGCTGCTGCGCGCCGAGCTGGCGCGGCCGGGGCATCAGCCTTCGGTCATCAACATCGGCTCGGCCACCGACTGCTACCAGCCCATAGAGCGCGAGCTGCGCCTGACGCGCGCGCTGATCGAGGTGCTGGGCGACGCGCGCCATCCGTTCTCGCTGATCACCAAGTCCGGCGGCGTCGAGCGCGACCTGGACCTGCTGGCGCCGCTGGCGGCGCAAAAACTCGCCGCCGTCTACGTCACCATCACCACGCTGGATGCCAAGCTGGCGCGCATCCTGGAGCCGCGCGCCGCCGCGCCGCATCGGCGCCTGCGCGCCATCCGCGCGCTGGCCGAGGCGGGCGTGCCGGTGGGCGTGAGCGTGGCGCCGCAGATTCCGTTCATCAACGAGGACCTGGAGCAGGTGCTGGCCGCGGCGCGCGAAGCGGGTGCCACACGCGCCTTCTACACCGTGATCCGCCTGCCCTGGGAGATCGATGCGCTGATGCGCGAGTGGTTGCAGCTGCACTATCCCGAGCGCGCCGCACGCGTGCTGGCGCGCATCCAGGACCTGCACGGCATCACCGATGCCGATGCGCGCGGGCGCGGCAAGGCCTACGACGCCAGTCATGCCACGCGCATGCACGGCACGGGGATCTGGGCCGAGCTGCTGCACCAGCGCTTCCACAAGGCTTGCGCGCGGCTGGGCTTCAACCGCGAGCGCTTCGAGCTGGACCTGTCGCAATACCAAAGCGGCCTGGCGCGCGGGCAGGCTGCACTGTTCTGA
- the rnk gene encoding nucleoside diphosphate kinase regulator, whose product MLRKPAITLSSLDVDRIEALLDKSATPFPGRDQLEAELDRADVLDPKDMPPNVVTMNSTVQFTIRETGKSSTLTLVYPKEMDGSGDKVSIFAPVGIALLGLAVGDEFEMPSPTGQVTVHVDSITFQPESAGELHR is encoded by the coding sequence ATGCTGCGCAAACCTGCCATCACTCTGTCGTCCCTGGACGTGGACCGCATCGAAGCCCTGCTGGACAAGAGCGCCACGCCTTTTCCCGGCCGCGACCAGCTCGAAGCCGAGCTGGACCGCGCCGACGTGCTGGACCCCAAGGACATGCCGCCCAACGTGGTGACCATGAATTCCACCGTGCAGTTCACCATTCGCGAGACCGGCAAGAGCAGCACGCTGACGCTGGTCTACCCCAAGGAAATGGACGGCTCGGGCGACAAGGTCTCCATCTTCGCGCCGGTGGGCATCGCGCTGCTGGGCCTGGCCGTGGGCGACGAGTTCGAGATGCCCAGCCCCACGGGCCAGGTCACGGTGCACGTCGACTCGATCACCTTTCAGCCTGAGAGCGCCGGCGAGCTGCACCGCTGA
- a CDS encoding NAD(P)H-dependent flavin oxidoreductase, with product MPLPPALQNLRLPIIGSPLFIISNPKLVIEQCKAGIVGSMPSLNARPAEQLDDWLAEITETLAAWDKANPDRPAAPYAINQIVHKSNDRLEHDMQVCAKYKVPIVITSLGAREDVNQAVHGWGGVVLHDIINNRFARKAIEKGADGLIAVAAGAGGHAGVKSPFALVQEIRQWFDGPVALSGAIATGDAVLAAQAMGADFAYIGSAFIATHEARAQDAYKQAIVDGTSDDIVYSNLFTGVHGNYLAPSIRAAGLDPENLPESDPSKMNFGGDAKKAWKDIWGCGQGIGAVDAIVPAAEMVERLGREYEAARKRLALG from the coding sequence ATGCCCCTGCCACCCGCACTGCAAAACCTGCGCCTGCCCATCATCGGCTCGCCCCTGTTCATCATCAGCAATCCCAAGCTCGTGATCGAGCAGTGCAAGGCCGGCATCGTCGGCTCCATGCCCTCGCTCAACGCACGCCCGGCCGAGCAGCTCGACGACTGGCTGGCAGAGATCACCGAGACGCTGGCTGCCTGGGACAAGGCCAACCCGGACCGCCCTGCAGCGCCGTATGCCATCAACCAGATCGTGCACAAGAGCAATGACCGCCTGGAGCACGACATGCAGGTCTGCGCCAAGTACAAGGTGCCCATCGTCATCACGTCCCTGGGCGCGCGCGAGGACGTGAACCAGGCTGTGCACGGCTGGGGCGGCGTGGTGCTGCACGACATCATCAACAACAGGTTCGCGCGCAAGGCCATCGAAAAGGGCGCCGACGGCCTGATCGCCGTGGCCGCGGGCGCCGGTGGCCATGCCGGCGTGAAGAGCCCGTTCGCGCTGGTGCAGGAGATCCGTCAGTGGTTCGACGGCCCGGTGGCGCTGTCGGGTGCCATCGCCACGGGTGATGCGGTGCTGGCCGCCCAGGCCATGGGAGCCGACTTCGCCTACATCGGCTCGGCCTTCATCGCCACGCATGAGGCGCGCGCACAGGACGCCTACAAGCAGGCCATCGTCGACGGCACCTCCGACGACATCGTCTACAGCAACCTGTTCACCGGCGTGCACGGCAACTATCTGGCGCCCTCCATCCGCGCCGCCGGGCTGGACCCGGAAAACCTGCCCGAGTCGGATCCGAGCAAGATGAACTTCGGCGGCGACGCCAAGAAGGCCTGGAAGGACATCTGGGGCTGCGGCCAGGGCATCGGCGCGGTGGACGCGATCGTCCCGGCCGCCGAGATGGTCGAGCGCCTGGGCCGCGAGTACGAAGCCGCGCGCAAGCGCCTGGCGCTGGGTTGA
- a CDS encoding acyl-CoA dehydrogenase, with protein MSYTAPVKDMLFAIEHLANLEQVAQLPGLEDAGLDTATAVLEESARFNEGVLAPLNVEGDRNPSSWKDGQVATTPGFKQAYAQFAEGGWQGLQHPADFGGQGLPKTIGAACVEMLNSANLSFALCPLLTDGAIEALLTAGSDELKRTYLEKLVSGEWTGTMNLTEPQAGSDLALVRTRADRQGDGTYKIFGTKIFITYGEHDMADNIVHLVLARVAGAPEGVKGISLFVVPKFLVNADGSLGARNDAHCVSIEHKLGIKASPTAVLQFGDGTPASIADSAGPGAVGYLVGEENRGLEYMFIMMNAARYAVGMQGIAVAERAYQHAVQYARERVQSRPVDGSAKASVTIIHHPDVRRMLMTMRALTEACRAMASVAAAAYDASHHHADADVRRDNAAFYEFMVPLVKGFSTEMSLEVTSLGVQVHGGMGFIEETGAAQYYRDARILTIYEGTTAIQANDLVGRKTARDGGAVARAIAAQIEQTEGELAASASDAARSMATRLAAARQAFLEVVDFVVSQLKADPNAVFAGSVPYLMLAGNLVAGWQMARALLVAEKLSAQGQDAAFMQAKIATARFYAEHILVKAPALRDEIVGGGASVMALALDAF; from the coding sequence ATGAGCTACACCGCCCCCGTCAAGGACATGTTGTTCGCCATCGAGCACCTGGCCAACTTGGAACAGGTCGCGCAACTGCCCGGCCTGGAGGACGCTGGCCTGGACACGGCCACCGCCGTGCTGGAGGAAAGCGCACGCTTCAATGAAGGCGTGCTGGCGCCCCTGAACGTCGAGGGCGACCGCAACCCTTCGTCCTGGAAGGACGGGCAGGTCGCGACCACGCCAGGCTTCAAGCAGGCGTACGCCCAGTTCGCCGAAGGTGGCTGGCAGGGCCTGCAGCACCCCGCGGACTTTGGCGGCCAGGGCCTGCCCAAGACCATAGGCGCGGCCTGCGTGGAGATGCTCAACAGCGCCAACCTGAGTTTCGCGCTGTGTCCGCTGCTTACCGATGGCGCCATCGAGGCGCTGCTGACGGCAGGCAGCGATGAGCTGAAACGCACCTACCTGGAAAAGCTGGTCTCGGGCGAATGGACCGGCACCATGAACCTGACCGAGCCGCAGGCCGGCTCTGACCTGGCGCTGGTGCGCACGCGCGCCGACCGGCAGGGCGATGGCACCTACAAGATCTTCGGCACCAAGATCTTCATCACCTACGGCGAGCACGACATGGCGGACAACATCGTGCACCTGGTGCTGGCGCGCGTGGCCGGCGCGCCCGAGGGCGTCAAGGGCATCAGCCTGTTCGTGGTGCCGAAGTTTCTGGTGAATGCCGACGGCAGTCTGGGCGCGCGCAATGACGCGCACTGCGTGTCCATCGAGCACAAGCTGGGCATCAAGGCCTCGCCCACGGCGGTGCTGCAGTTCGGTGACGGCACGCCGGCGAGCATCGCAGACAGCGCCGGACCCGGAGCTGTGGGCTATCTGGTCGGCGAAGAGAACCGCGGCCTGGAGTACATGTTCATCATGATGAACGCCGCGCGCTACGCCGTCGGCATGCAGGGCATCGCGGTGGCCGAGCGCGCTTACCAGCATGCCGTGCAGTACGCCCGCGAGCGCGTGCAAAGCCGCCCGGTCGACGGCTCGGCCAAGGCCAGCGTGACCATCATCCACCACCCCGACGTGCGCCGCATGCTGATGACCATGCGCGCCCTCACCGAGGCTTGCCGCGCCATGGCCAGCGTGGCCGCAGCGGCGTACGACGCCTCGCACCACCATGCCGATGCCGACGTGCGGCGCGACAACGCGGCCTTCTACGAATTCATGGTGCCGCTGGTCAAGGGTTTTTCCACCGAGATGAGCCTGGAGGTCACCAGCCTGGGCGTGCAGGTGCACGGCGGCATGGGCTTCATCGAGGAGACGGGTGCCGCGCAGTACTACCGCGACGCTCGCATCCTGACCATCTACGAGGGCACCACGGCCATCCAGGCCAACGACCTGGTGGGCCGCAAGACGGCGCGCGACGGCGGCGCAGTGGCACGTGCCATCGCCGCGCAGATCGAGCAGACCGAAGGCGAACTGGCCGCCAGCGCCAGCGACGCCGCGCGCAGCATGGCCACGCGCCTGGCCGCCGCGCGCCAGGCCTTTCTGGAGGTGGTGGATTTCGTCGTCTCGCAGCTCAAGGCCGATCCCAACGCCGTGTTCGCCGGCAGCGTCCCCTATCTCATGCTGGCCGGCAACCTGGTGGCCGGCTGGCAAATGGCGCGCGCGCTGCTGGTGGCGGAAAAACTGTCTGCTCAGGGACAGGACGCGGCTTTCATGCAGGCCAAGATCGCCACCGCGCGGTTTTATGCCGAGCACATCCTGGTCAAGGCGCCAGCGCTGCGCGACGAGATCGTGGGCGGCGGCGCCAGCGTCATGGCGCTGGCGCTCGACGCCTTCTGA